The following proteins come from a genomic window of bacterium:
- a CDS encoding enoyl-CoA hydratase-related protein produces MGGKVIVERDGGVATVTISNPAKKNALNLKILNELKAAMGRLSGGDTRCLILRGEGSEAFCAGYDITQIPAGGSGEAQVLLSSNPFDDMIRAIESFPSPVIAMLNGFAFGGGLEMAVSCDIRIASDQAVFGMTPARLGIIYRPAGLMRFVNTIGLPATKELFYTARKVSARRALDLKLVGRVCPPEELPQVVLEMAREIAGNAPLSIRGTKRILSLCMQFRDLPPDEAKEAEDLIRACMDSHDLLEGKRAFLEKRRPKFQGK; encoded by the coding sequence ATGGGCGGCAAGGTGATCGTGGAGCGTGACGGAGGGGTGGCGACCGTCACGATCTCCAATCCGGCGAAGAAGAACGCGCTGAACCTGAAGATCCTGAACGAGCTGAAAGCGGCGATGGGACGGCTCTCGGGAGGGGACACGCGCTGCCTCATCCTGCGGGGAGAGGGGAGCGAGGCGTTCTGCGCGGGGTACGACATCACCCAGATCCCCGCGGGGGGAAGCGGCGAGGCCCAGGTGCTCCTTTCCAGCAATCCGTTCGACGACATGATCCGCGCGATCGAATCGTTCCCTTCGCCGGTGATCGCGATGCTGAACGGCTTCGCCTTCGGCGGAGGCCTGGAGATGGCGGTGTCGTGCGACATCCGGATCGCCTCCGACCAGGCAGTCTTCGGGATGACGCCGGCGCGCCTCGGGATCATCTATCGTCCCGCGGGCCTGATGCGGTTCGTGAACACGATCGGGCTCCCCGCCACGAAGGAGCTCTTCTACACGGCGCGCAAAGTGAGCGCCCGCCGGGCGCTGGACCTGAAACTGGTCGGCCGCGTCTGCCCCCCGGAGGAACTTCCCCAGGTCGTCCTCGAGATGGCGCGGGAGATCGCGGGAAACGCCCCGCTCTCCATCCGCGGCACGAAGCGGATCCTCTCCCTGTGCATGCAATTCCGCGACCTTCCTCCGGACGAGGCGAAGGAGGCGGAGGACCTGATCCGCGCCTGCATGGACAGCCACGACCTCCTCGAGGGAAAGCGGGCGTTCCTCGAGAAACGGAGGCCGAAGTTCCAGGGAAAATGA